The Desulfosporosinus acidiphilus SJ4 genome has a window encoding:
- a CDS encoding FtsW/RodA/SpoVE family cell cycle protein, protein MIKRLSMRFLICGIMWVGLYTVQWEGHKNQLVLPALILTGIVLLGSLLEQVINYQGDPYILPVVQAILAIGIVFVVRISPDSAVRQFWWVIIGQIIFYVVLLIIRDYRQLGKYRYLSGLLAVGLLLATLLFGFSAGGAKSWLRIAGIGIEPEEFVKLALLLFLTTYLEDNEELLRIGTVQIGKYSLPDWRTMGPFMLIAIFVLGILAAQKSLGVALLFYLLFVLMLYVVTERPIYLAIAVPIFLLTGTLGYKLFTHVRVRVSVWMNPWQDPSGMGYQIAQSLFAIGGGGILGTGLGNGIGAGSVPVASSDFIFSIIAEELGFIGAMAVLLLFLFVVMRAFTVSLRAKDRFGQILAAGIAILIGTETLIILAGVTKLLPLTGIPLPWVSYGGSSIIVHFILLGVLLNISNATAVGNDKNINVVRELGKQTKLKSAAKNNY, encoded by the coding sequence ATGATTAAACGTCTAAGTATGCGCTTTTTAATTTGTGGGATAATGTGGGTTGGACTTTATACAGTTCAATGGGAGGGCCATAAGAACCAGCTCGTTTTGCCAGCTCTCATTCTTACGGGTATAGTCCTTCTTGGAAGTTTGCTGGAACAAGTCATAAACTATCAAGGGGATCCCTATATTCTTCCAGTTGTTCAGGCTATTTTAGCTATCGGAATTGTATTTGTAGTACGAATTAGCCCAGACTCTGCAGTACGCCAATTCTGGTGGGTGATTATTGGCCAAATAATATTCTATGTGGTTCTATTGATAATTCGAGACTATCGTCAGTTAGGTAAGTATCGTTATCTTTCAGGGCTACTGGCAGTTGGATTGCTGTTGGCGACACTCTTATTCGGTTTTTCAGCCGGTGGAGCAAAAAGCTGGTTGAGAATCGCTGGAATTGGAATTGAACCAGAGGAATTTGTAAAACTGGCCTTACTACTATTTCTTACAACGTATTTGGAAGACAATGAAGAACTGTTAAGGATAGGGACCGTCCAAATAGGGAAATATTCGTTGCCTGACTGGCGCACCATGGGGCCGTTTATGCTAATAGCTATATTTGTCTTAGGGATTTTAGCAGCTCAGAAGAGCTTAGGAGTAGCCTTGTTATTTTATTTGCTCTTCGTCCTTATGCTTTATGTTGTAACTGAGAGACCAATTTATCTAGCGATAGCTGTCCCAATTTTTTTACTTACAGGAACATTAGGTTATAAACTGTTTACTCATGTGCGTGTCAGAGTTTCTGTGTGGATGAACCCTTGGCAGGACCCATCAGGAATGGGGTATCAAATTGCCCAATCTCTGTTCGCAATCGGTGGCGGAGGAATCTTAGGAACAGGGTTAGGTAATGGTATCGGTGCAGGAAGTGTACCCGTGGCCAGTTCGGATTTCATTTTCTCAATTATTGCGGAAGAGTTGGGGTTCATCGGGGCCATGGCGGTGCTATTACTTTTTCTTTTTGTTGTTATGCGAGCCTTTACGGTAAGCCTGAGAGCAAAAGATCGGTTTGGGCAAATATTAGCGGCAGGTATTGCGATTCTTATAGGGACGGAAACGTTGATTATTTTAGCTGGGGTTACTAAACTACTTCCTTTGACCGGTATACCACTTCCTTGGGTTAGTTATGGTGGAAGCTCAATCATAGTTCATTTTATCTTGCTAGGCGTGTTACTAAATATTTCAAACGCCACAGCAGTAGGTAATGATAAGAACATAAATGTAGTAAGAGAGTTGGGAAAACAGACAAAATTAAAATCAGCTGCTAAAAATAACTATTGA
- a CDS encoding YibE/F family protein, with the protein MTGIPFEINKLKKYIKDYIKYNNYKQHLIITILLIISIVCLCLKFSNENYYDKTIAKITSITTKNSNNEQIKEQQVNAIIMNGAYKGEKIQLQNSSTYSHATDLDLKLNNEVFVKLQVNQDNKITAAVILDLKRDTYLAYVCILFVLLISLIGGVKGLRSLTSAIINAVIIFVVIRLILLGYNIIVIASLACIIFIIGSLLLATGIQKKTFAAILSTMVGTLISMLITYTVITLLHANGIHYEEMEFFNFPPEQIFMAEILIGTLGAIMDIAISISSSLQEIYNKNPLIEKNTLLKSGLEVGQDIMGTMSNTLIFAYISGSIPIILLRLINDVSILDIMNINISLEVVRALTGCIGIVISVPVSIYISVFLLKRNKIGEF; encoded by the coding sequence ATGACGGGAATACCTTTTGAAATTAATAAACTTAAGAAATATATTAAAGATTATATAAAGTATAATAACTACAAACAACATCTTATTATTACAATTCTGTTAATTATTAGCATAGTTTGTCTTTGTCTTAAATTTAGCAATGAAAATTATTATGATAAGACAATTGCTAAAATTACCTCAATAACTACCAAAAATTCCAATAATGAACAAATTAAAGAGCAACAAGTTAACGCAATTATTATGAACGGAGCTTATAAAGGAGAAAAAATTCAACTGCAGAATTCATCAACGTATTCTCATGCTACCGACTTGGATTTAAAATTAAATAATGAGGTTTTCGTCAAACTTCAAGTAAATCAGGATAATAAGATTACAGCCGCCGTAATCCTAGATCTTAAACGGGATACATATCTTGCTTATGTTTGTATTTTATTTGTTTTGTTAATTTCTTTAATAGGAGGGGTTAAGGGATTAAGGTCTTTGACCAGCGCAATTATCAATGCGGTTATTATTTTTGTCGTTATCAGATTAATTTTACTTGGGTATAACATTATAGTTATTGCCTCATTGGCATGTATTATATTTATTATTGGGTCTTTATTATTGGCAACCGGAATACAAAAAAAGACTTTCGCCGCAATCTTAAGTACGATGGTTGGTACTCTTATTTCCATGTTAATAACTTATACCGTAATAACGCTCTTGCATGCAAACGGAATCCATTACGAAGAAATGGAGTTTTTTAATTTTCCACCGGAACAAATATTTATGGCCGAGATATTAATTGGTACTTTAGGAGCAATCATGGATATTGCTATTTCAATTTCGTCGTCTCTACAGGAAATTTATAATAAAAATCCTTTAATAGAGAAGAATACCCTTCTAAAATCAGGGTTAGAGGTTGGGCAAGATATTATGGGTACGATGTCCAATACGTTAATTTTTGCTTATATTAGTGGAAGTATCCCTATTATTTTACTCAGATTAATCAATGATGTTTCGATTCTTGATATAATGAATATCAATATCTCTCTTGAAGTCGTACGGGCTCTTACCGGATGTATTGGAATTGTTATCAGTGTTCCTGTGAGCATCTATATTTCTGTGTTTCTGCTGAAAAGAAATAAAATTGGAGAATTTTGA
- a CDS encoding YibE/F family protein, with amino-acid sequence MNVSAILLIILLFLMVIIGGEKGANSFLSLCLNFVTFFAMLMLITNQLDPIKVTIIGCIVISSMTLFIINGINNKSISSLLSVILVVILTMLLTYKMGTDANIQGFNIEQLEYIPIQTSGIPLNFSKVVFCEILLGLLGAIIDVSISISSSMNELYKNSLNITKSSLFKSGFNIGQDILGTMTNTLLFAYIGGFMTLIIRFVKLNYSILDMLNSKAFCSEVFQIMCCGIGIILIIPITAFISSTIIFLQSDRLKNDFFD; translated from the coding sequence ATGAATGTCTCAGCTATTCTATTAATAATTCTATTGTTCCTTATGGTCATTATTGGAGGTGAAAAAGGGGCAAACTCCTTCTTAAGTTTATGTTTAAACTTCGTAACCTTTTTTGCTATGCTGATGCTAATAACTAATCAGCTTGACCCGATCAAAGTGACCATCATTGGGTGCATTGTTATTAGCTCCATGACTTTATTTATTATTAATGGTATTAATAATAAATCTATATCATCACTATTATCTGTAATATTAGTTGTAATTTTAACAATGCTATTAACTTACAAAATGGGAACAGACGCAAATATACAGGGATTTAACATTGAACAATTGGAGTATATTCCAATACAAACATCTGGCATTCCCTTGAATTTTTCTAAAGTAGTGTTTTGTGAGATTTTATTGGGATTGTTGGGCGCTATAATTGATGTCTCCATCTCGATCTCTTCTTCCATGAATGAACTATATAAAAATAGCTTAAATATTACTAAGAGTAGTTTATTCAAGTCAGGATTTAACATTGGTCAAGATATTCTGGGAACAATGACAAACACCTTGCTTTTCGCTTATATCGGAGGATTTATGACATTAATTATCAGGTTTGTAAAGCTTAACTACTCTATTCTAGACATGTTAAATTCTAAAGCATTTTGCTCAGAAGTCTTTCAGATTATGTGCTGTGGCATAGGTATTATTCTAATAATTCCTATTACCGCATTTATTTCCTCAACAATTATATTTTTACAATCAGACAGGCTAAAGAATGACTTTTTCGATTAA
- a CDS encoding cation transporter — MIIVAIAGMIVNLLIVLNLRQNTQNLNVKSAFLHFAGDALADLGVLIGGVIIYFTHWSRIDTLLSSILACLILRSAIVKPIKIIVVVHPTIL; from the coding sequence ATGATCATCGTGGCAATTGCTGGGATGATTGTTAATCTTCTAATTGTCCTTAATCTTAGGCAAAACACCCAAAATTTAAATGTAAAAAGTGCCTTTCTCCATTTTGCTGGAGATGCGCTGGCAGATTTAGGGGTACTAATCGGGGGCGTAATCATTTATTTTACTCACTGGTCAAGGATTGATACCCTATTAAGTTCAATTCTCGCCTGTCTTATCTTAAGAAGTGCAATCGTTAAACCAATTAAAATAATAGTGGTAGTCCATCCGACGATATTATGA
- a CDS encoding IS91 family transposase — translation METNILRWIFFDEHKHWDRFVEKYGIRIRPIVIKEVEKFRNCGNPKNGFKLLVCEGCHDIRIVPYRCKGRFCTTCSSGETEEWSRMMAEDVMQVNHRHVIFTIDEGLRVIFQKHRKLLKPLMDEAVRIVQEWFKKKFKLTPGVIAGLHTFGSRINFNPHVHMLVTMGGMKQSGEWKTYDYIPFSMLRKQWQTVVIKLIRSHLNEGEKKKVQPLLQKAYSANGEGFYVYAPKQKGNVKVQLGYIGRYIRRPAIALHRIEEYDGQYVTFKYHDKNDGQEKRETLTVEEFISRLIVHIPDEQFKTI, via the coding sequence ATGGAAACGAACATTTTGAGATGGATATTTTTCGATGAGCATAAACATTGGGATCGATTTGTAGAAAAATACGGAATTCGAATAAGACCGATCGTGATTAAAGAAGTCGAGAAGTTTCGTAATTGTGGCAACCCTAAAAATGGGTTTAAGCTCTTAGTCTGTGAAGGCTGTCATGACATTCGAATCGTTCCCTATCGTTGTAAGGGGAGATTTTGCACAACATGTTCGAGTGGAGAAACCGAGGAATGGAGCCGAATGATGGCAGAAGATGTTATGCAGGTTAATCATCGACATGTCATTTTTACAATAGACGAAGGGCTAAGAGTTATCTTTCAAAAACACCGAAAGTTGCTAAAACCCCTAATGGATGAAGCGGTAAGAATTGTTCAAGAGTGGTTTAAGAAGAAGTTCAAATTAACTCCGGGAGTCATTGCAGGACTTCATACGTTTGGATCTCGAATTAACTTCAACCCGCATGTCCATATGCTTGTGACAATGGGTGGAATGAAGCAAAGTGGAGAATGGAAAACCTATGACTATATCCCTTTTTCAATGTTACGAAAGCAATGGCAAACTGTCGTAATAAAACTAATCCGTAGTCACTTAAACGAAGGGGAAAAGAAGAAAGTACAACCCTTATTACAGAAGGCCTATTCAGCAAATGGAGAAGGTTTCTATGTCTATGCCCCGAAACAGAAAGGAAATGTAAAAGTACAACTCGGATATATAGGTCGTTATATTCGTCGACCCGCCATTGCATTGCATCGGATTGAGGAATATGACGGTCAATATGTTACATTCAAGTATCACGACAAAAATGACGGACAAGAGAAGCGAGAAACGCTAACAGTAGAAGAGTTTATCTCGCGATTGATCGTACACATTCCAGATGAACAATTTAAAACGATTTGA
- a CDS encoding Nramp family divalent metal transporter has protein sequence MSDGFNISQGVTRNVSIPLKLNDTNKTIEACRSAIMGKRKGIRALLPFLGPAFIASVAYIDPGNFATNIQSGSLFGYNMLWVVVLANLMAMLLQNMSAKLGIATGKNLPELCRTYFSKRMSYSMWGVSEIAAMATDLAEFLGATLGLNLLFGIPMLYATILTGLATYLILMLDRFGFRPLEKFIAAFAVMIGACYMIETIFSRPNFSQVAYHCVVPWLGNSESIMLAVGVIGATVMPHAIYLHSGLTQNRVVPQNDHEKIQLQKFNTKEVFIALGFAGLINVAMMYTAAAAFHSTGNSGVADIQSAYKTLTPILGSASASVFLISLLFSGISSSVVGTMGGQVIMQGFVGFSIPVWVRRIVTMLPTVIIVALGVDPTQTLVISQVILSIVLPIPIIALIYFTKRKDIMGVLVNKKLITSLSIICAVVISFLNLLLIYQTLGGSIPFIGN, from the coding sequence ATGAGTGATGGGTTTAATATTTCTCAGGGTGTAACTCGCAATGTTTCAATTCCCTTAAAGTTAAACGACACGAATAAGACCATAGAGGCTTGCCGTTCAGCTATAATGGGAAAGCGTAAAGGAATCAGGGCCTTGCTCCCGTTTTTGGGTCCAGCTTTCATCGCCTCTGTTGCTTACATTGATCCAGGAAACTTTGCCACCAACATTCAAAGTGGTTCCTTGTTCGGATATAACATGTTATGGGTCGTCGTTCTCGCCAATCTGATGGCGATGCTCTTACAAAACATGTCAGCTAAACTCGGTATTGCAACGGGCAAGAACTTGCCAGAACTTTGCAGAACTTACTTTTCGAAACGAATGTCCTATTCCATGTGGGGAGTATCTGAAATAGCTGCGATGGCGACCGATCTTGCAGAATTCTTGGGGGCAACCCTAGGGTTAAATTTATTGTTTGGCATTCCAATGCTTTATGCCACCATTTTGACCGGTTTAGCCACTTATTTGATTCTAATGCTGGATCGTTTCGGATTCAGGCCCTTGGAAAAATTTATTGCTGCCTTTGCGGTCATGATCGGCGCCTGTTATATGATCGAAACAATTTTTTCTCGTCCTAACTTTTCTCAGGTTGCATACCATTGTGTTGTTCCTTGGCTTGGTAACAGTGAAAGCATAATGCTTGCCGTCGGAGTTATTGGAGCAACCGTTATGCCCCATGCAATCTATCTCCATTCGGGATTAACCCAAAACAGAGTTGTGCCACAGAATGATCACGAAAAGATTCAACTTCAAAAATTCAACACTAAAGAAGTATTCATAGCCTTGGGTTTTGCCGGATTAATTAATGTTGCTATGATGTACACGGCTGCAGCTGCGTTCCATTCTACGGGTAATAGCGGTGTCGCTGATATTCAATCGGCCTATAAAACATTAACTCCAATTCTCGGTTCGGCATCGGCAAGTGTTTTCTTAATATCATTACTTTTCTCCGGTATTTCCAGTTCTGTGGTCGGTACTATGGGTGGCCAAGTGATCATGCAGGGATTCGTCGGATTTAGTATACCTGTCTGGGTACGCCGTATTGTTACTATGTTGCCCACAGTGATCATTGTGGCATTAGGAGTTGATCCCACCCAGACATTAGTTATTAGTCAGGTGATATTAAGTATCGTTTTACCAATCCCAATTATAGCTCTGATTTATTTTACAAAGCGTAAAGATATTATGGGAGTCTTGGTTAACAAAAAGCTGATAACTTCTTTATCAATTATTTGTGCAGTGGTCATCTCGTTTCTAAACCTTTTACTTATCTATCAAACACTTGGAGGTAGTATACCGTTTATCGGAAACTAA
- a CDS encoding metal-dependent transcriptional regulator: MLTPSLEDYLEEIYRFSLTLDIVRVTDISKRLDVALPSVTKALYKLREERYIDYERYGEIRLTDKGKEFGSYLVARNQLLQEFLGLICSKCDFAAEAEAMEHYLSTATIEAIKTLVEFIKSNSTWQLAFINFMEGKIKQNS; encoded by the coding sequence TTGCTAACACCCAGCTTAGAAGATTATTTAGAGGAGATATATCGGTTTTCATTAACTCTCGATATTGTCAGGGTGACAGACATCAGTAAAAGGCTTGATGTTGCTTTGCCATCCGTTACGAAAGCCCTCTATAAATTAAGAGAAGAGCGTTATATAGATTACGAACGATATGGAGAGATCAGACTCACCGATAAAGGAAAAGAGTTTGGATCCTACTTAGTGGCTAGAAACCAATTGCTACAAGAGTTTCTTGGGTTAATATGTAGCAAATGTGACTTCGCTGCGGAGGCGGAAGCAATGGAACACTACCTCTCAACGGCAACGATCGAAGCCATCAAGACTCTCGTGGAGTTTATAAAAAGCAATTCAACTTGGCAATTAGCATTTATCAATTTCATGGAGGGAAAAATTAAGCAGAATTCGTAG
- a CDS encoding LCP family protein, with protein sequence MNLHKNRLAIVILILLTVITSYGILLSRVAHHPKNTRQVTNNPSATSVASTAKGSSSSFPINLTNPKGSLTILLLGVDKRPDDNSWGNSDTIIAAHIDPSHNRVEFLSVPRDTQIILPKYNKQKINAVARLESGPESTVRTVEQLLGQKIDGFILVDFTGFKKIIDILGGITVNVEKNMYFETGDKEDGIINLRKGRQLLNGSQVLQYVRFRHDQLADISRSARQQAVLKAIVQELKQPKALLKSPWLIPQAYKSIYTNLSMAKLLSFSGMILHWDSVQVVSQTLPGYFSTENKISYWDVYPNDIKKVASGLFEQGKTSEVFAKRPANICIKTPPKTNVSNRKNKSNSLLCNPHSLPEINPITNNNQSEQNFKTYDIQFSQNEQCSNL encoded by the coding sequence ATGAATTTACATAAAAACAGATTAGCTATTGTAATTCTAATTTTATTGACCGTAATAACAAGTTACGGTATTTTGCTTTCTAGAGTTGCCCACCACCCGAAGAATACTAGGCAGGTTACAAATAATCCTTCGGCAACATCTGTTGCATCTACAGCTAAGGGTAGCAGTTCATCATTTCCGATTAATTTAACTAACCCTAAAGGTTCATTAACTATACTCTTATTAGGAGTAGATAAACGTCCAGATGATAATTCTTGGGGTAACAGCGATACAATTATCGCTGCTCATATTGATCCTTCTCATAATCGAGTAGAATTTCTTTCAGTTCCACGTGACACTCAGATAATTTTGCCTAAGTATAATAAGCAAAAGATCAATGCCGTAGCCCGTCTTGAAAGCGGACCAGAGTCAACTGTAAGAACGGTTGAACAACTATTGGGCCAAAAAATCGACGGATTTATCCTGGTTGATTTTACAGGATTCAAAAAAATCATAGACATTTTAGGCGGGATAACTGTTAATGTGGAAAAAAACATGTATTTTGAGACAGGTGACAAAGAAGATGGCATTATAAATCTGAGAAAAGGGCGTCAACTTTTGAATGGCTCACAGGTTTTACAATATGTTCGGTTTCGACATGATCAATTAGCAGACATCTCTAGAAGTGCTCGTCAACAAGCAGTTTTAAAAGCTATTGTTCAAGAACTGAAACAACCAAAGGCTCTTCTTAAATCACCTTGGTTGATACCACAGGCATATAAGTCAATATACACTAACCTCAGTATGGCCAAGCTCCTTTCGTTTTCAGGCATGATATTACATTGGGATAGTGTACAAGTAGTTTCTCAGACGTTGCCAGGCTATTTTTCGACTGAAAATAAGATTAGTTATTGGGATGTTTACCCCAATGATATTAAGAAGGTAGCCTCTGGACTTTTTGAACAAGGTAAAACAAGCGAAGTCTTTGCAAAGCGTCCGGCAAATATATGCATCAAAACACCACCTAAGACTAATGTCTCGAATCGCAAAAATAAATCCAATTCATTATTATGCAATCCTCATAGTTTGCCAGAGATCAATCCAATAACCAATAATAACCAATCTGAACAGAACTTTAAAACCTATGATATTCAATTTAGTCAAAATGAACAGTGTAGCAACCTTTAG
- the ytaF gene encoding sporulation membrane protein YtaF: protein MALNNLLLIFAIGIASNIDNAGVGIAYGVRKVRISLIANTIIAFMGFALALAGGLFGHLISHWLTPFTCQLISMLVLISLGIYVLIQQFFTKAPEAVYVFSQQHQTDQTFEQLTDNHLLRVLRNPEEADLDNSKSISLSESIILGIALSLNNLAGGFSAGITKLNILTMATVSGLFSFLCTGLCAILGLKFASERFGERATTISAILLILVGIHQIMN, encoded by the coding sequence GTGGCATTAAATAATCTGTTACTTATCTTTGCAATCGGAATCGCATCTAATATTGATAACGCCGGAGTAGGCATTGCATATGGTGTAAGGAAAGTCAGAATTTCATTGATTGCTAATACCATTATTGCGTTTATGGGCTTCGCATTGGCTCTCGCAGGGGGCCTCTTTGGACATTTGATTTCACACTGGCTTACCCCGTTTACATGTCAATTAATTAGTATGCTAGTTCTTATTAGTCTTGGGATTTATGTTTTAATTCAACAGTTTTTTACAAAAGCTCCCGAAGCCGTTTATGTATTCAGTCAGCAACACCAAACTGATCAAACGTTCGAGCAACTTACAGATAATCATTTGCTTCGTGTGTTACGCAACCCTGAGGAAGCCGATCTGGATAATTCAAAGTCTATAAGTCTTTCAGAATCAATAATTCTGGGGATAGCTTTATCCCTTAATAATTTGGCAGGTGGGTTTAGCGCTGGTATAACAAAACTTAACATTTTGACGATGGCAACGGTTTCCGGATTGTTCTCCTTTTTATGCACTGGTCTCTGTGCAATACTTGGACTTAAATTTGCTTCTGAAAGATTTGGCGAAAGAGCGACTACAATTTCAGCAATTCTACTTATATTGGTAGGCATCCATCAAATAATGAACTGA